One window of Cygnus olor isolate bCygOlo1 chromosome 28, bCygOlo1.pri.v2, whole genome shotgun sequence genomic DNA carries:
- the TARS2 gene encoding threonine--tRNA ligase, mitochondrial: MPPALTGGRLLLGAAPRRYRPHVAERLRLFQRLQAARERRAGGDDGGGSPPAGTPIRIALPGGRCLHGRALQTTPRQVAEQLGSGLAASVLVARVNGALRDLEQPLENDADLELLDFSAPEGRAAFWQSSAFVLGAVLEQFYGATLCSTVATEDGFFCDAHMGDRTVQRSELPALEDACMAFARAQHRFERLEATREQLAELFKHNSFQLQRIEEEVTSPTATVYRCGPLLQLCPGPLLGHTGLIRALRVLTSSAAFWGDPAERRSLQRVAAVAFPSTQDLEAWQQAQDAAALRDHRRIGREQELFFFHKLSPGSCFFLPRGAHVYNALVDFIRSEYQVRGFCEVVTPNVFSPRLWELSGHWQHYSAHMFSFTAGTETLSLKPMNCPAHCLMFAHRPRSWRELPLRLADFGVLHRNEPPGSLTGLTRVRRFQQDDAHIFCTLEQLEDEIGGCLDFVRSVYAVLGFSFRLALATRPDGFLGDAATWDRAEQILERSLQDFGEPWELSPGDGAFYGPKIDIRIQDALGRHHQCGTIQLDFQMPERFGLEYASAAGGAVRPVMIHRAVLGSVERMVAVLAESCGGKWPLWLSPLQAMVIPQAPDTEGYAREVHAALRRDGVAADLDADAGSTLSRKIRRAQLAHYNFQLVVGRREQARGTVNVRTRDNRRLGERDLRQVLQRLRELRDARVPNAEEQF; this comes from the exons ATGCCGCCAGCCCTCAccggggggcggctgctcctgggggcagccccTCGCCGTTACCGG CCCCACGTCGCCGAGCGGCTGCGACTTTTCCAACGGCTCCAAGCGGCCCgggagaggagggctgggggtgaTGATGGTGGGGGGAGCCCCCCAGCGGGGACCCCCATCCGCATCGCCCTGCCCGGGGGGCGCTGCCTGCACGGCCGTGCCCTGCAGACCACCCCGCGGCAGGTGGCCGAGCAGTTGGG GTCGGGCCTGGCCGCCTCGGTGCTGGTGGCCCGGGTGAACGGGGCCCTGCGGGACCTGGAGCAGCCCCTGGAGAACGACGCCGACCTGGAGCTGCTCGACTTCTCCGCGCCGGAGGGGCGGGCG GCTTTCTGGCAGTCCAGCGCCTTTGTCTTGggagcagtgctggagcagttctACGGAGCCACGCTCTGCAGCACCGTGGCCACTGAGGATGGCTTCTTCTGTGATGCCCACATGGGGGACAG GACGGTGCAGCGCAGCGAGCTGCCGGCGCTGGAGGACGCCTGCATGGCCTTTGCCCGTGCCCAGCATCGCTTCGAGCGCCTGGAGGCCACCCGCGAGCAGCTGGCGGAGCTGTTCAAG CACAACAGCTTCCAGCTGCAGCGGATCGAGGAGGAGGTGACGTCCCCCACGGCCACTGTCTATAG GTGCGGcccactgctgcagctctgccccggccccctcctCGGGCACACGGGGCTGATCAGGGCCCTCCGTGTCCTGACG AGTTCGGCCGCATTTTGGGGGGACCCTGCGGAGCGCCGGTCGCTGCAGCGCGTCGCTGCCGTCgccttccccagcacccaggaCCTGGAGGCCTGGCAGCAGGCGCAGGATGCGGCCGCTCTCCGCGACCACCGCCGCATCGGCCGG gagcaggagctctTCTTCTTCCACAAGCTCAGCCCCGGCAGCTGCTTCTTCCTGCCCCGCGGCGCCCACGTCTACAACGCCCTCGTCGACTTCATCAGG AGCGAGTACCAGGTGAGGGGCTTCTGCGAGGTGGTGACCCCCAACGTCTTCAGCCCGCGCCTCTGGGAGCTCTCGGGGCACTGGCAGCACTACAGCGCCCACATGTTCTCCTTCACCGCCGGCACCGAGACCCTCTCGCTCAAACCCATGAACTGCCCGGCCCACTG CCTGATGTTCGCTCACCGGCCGCGGTCGTGGCGGGAGCTGCCGCTGCGCTTGGCTGACTTCGGGGTCCTGCACCGCAACGAGCCCCCCGGCTCCCTGACGGGGCTGACGCGGGTGCGGCGCTTCCAGCAGGACGACGCGCACATCTTCTGcacgctggagcag CTGGAGGACGAGATCGGCGGCTGCCTGGACTTCGTGCGTTCAGTCTACGCCGTGCTGGGCTTCTCCTTCCGCCTGGCGCTGGCCACGCGCCCCGACGGCTTCCTGGGGGACGCCGCGACCTGGGACCGCGCAGAGCAG ATCCTGGAGCGAAGCCTCCAGGATTTTGGGGAGCCCTGGGAGCTGAGTCCGGGTGACGGCGCCTTTTACGGCCCCAAG ATCGATATCCGGATCCAGGATGCGCTGGGGCGGCATCACCAGTGCGGCACCATCCAGCTGGATTTCCAGATGCCCGAGAGGTTTGGGCTGGAGTACGCCAG TGCCGCCGGCGGGGCGGTGCGGCCGGTGATGATCCACCGCGCGGTGCTGGGCTCGGTCGAGCGCATGGTGGCCGTGCTGGCCGAGAGCTGCGGGGGCAAATG GCCGCTCTGGCTCTCCCCGCTGCAGGCGATGGTGATCCCGCAGGCGCCCGACACCGAGGGCTATGCCCGCGAG GTCCACGCCGCGCTGCGTCGGGACGGCGTGGCGGCCGACCTGGACGCCGACGCGGGCTCCACGTTGAGCAGGAAGATCCGCCGGGCGCAGCTCGCCCATTACAACTTCCAGCTGG TGGTGGGCCGGCGGGAGCAGGCGCGCGGCACCGTCAACGTCCGCACGCGGGACAACCGGCGGCTGGGGGAGCGCGACCTGCGCCAGGTGCTgcagcggctgcgggagctgcggGACGCCCGCGTCCCCAACGCCGAGGAGCAGttctga